A region from the Lycium barbarum isolate Lr01 chromosome 8, ASM1917538v2, whole genome shotgun sequence genome encodes:
- the LOC132606134 gene encoding protein DA1-related 2-like isoform X2 → MPCSTANQPAFPYERKKSSKFIRWLSNLFKGNRGGLGEDNMALTPLEDDSWGSKEKEEVDQSIARSLAKDSKRPNGQRPVTDNDARNSLNSSTEPPYWDYNARGCRKCSGCQGDIGSGNYLGCMGTFFHPECFLCHACGFPITEYEIPTNGAGLIEYRCHPFWSQKYCPSHENDDTKRCCSCERLESRNTRYVSLGDGRSLCLECMESAIVDTGDCQQLYHAIRDFYEGMNMAIDQQIPMLLVERQALNEAIEGEKHGFHHMPETRGLCLSEEQTVTSILKRSKMAVRGLVGLRTQPQKLTRKCEVTAILVLYGLPRLLTGVILAHELMHAWLRLKGFRNLSPEVEEGICQVLSQMWLESEVMPRSRNMPSTSTASYSKKGGKSEVENKLGEFFMHQITHDASPAYGAGFRAANAAANKYGLRHTLDHIRLTGSFPL, encoded by the exons ATGccttgttcaactgccaatcAGCCTGCTTTCCCATATG AGAGGAAAAAATCTTCAAAGTTTATCAGATGGCTCAGTAACCTTTTCAAGGGCAATAGGGGTGGACTAGGAGAGGACAACATGGCACTCACACCACTG GAGGATGACTCTTGGGGTAGTAAAGAGAAAGAGGAAGTAGATCAATCAATTGCACGCTCTCTAGCCAAAGATTCAAAGAGACCAAATG GACAGAGACCGGTAACTGACAACGATGCACGAAATAGCCTAAACTCATCCACAGAACCTCCATATTGGGACTACAATGCCAGAGGTTGTAG GAAATGTAGTGGCTGCCAGGGGGATATTGGTTCTGGCAATTATTTGGGATGCATGGGAACTTTCTTTCATCCAGAGTGCTTTCTTTGTCATGCATGTGGTTTTCCAATTACGGAGTACGAG ATCCCAACAAATGGAGCTGGACTGATAGAGTATAGATGCCACCCGTTTTGGTCTCAGAAATATTGTCCTTCCCACGAGAATGATGACACTAAAAGGTGTTGTAGCTGTGAACGTCTCGAG TCACGTAATACAAGATATGTATCACTTGGAGATGGTCGGAGCTTATGTCTAGAGTGCATGGAATCGGCCATCGTGGACACTGGGGACTGCCAACAACTTTACCACGCCATTAGAGATTTTTATGAAGGCATGAATATGGCAATAGATCAGCAAATTCCTATGTTGCTTGTTGAAAGACAAGCCCTTAATGAAGCCATCGAAGGGGAGAAGCAT GGTTTCCATCATATGCCTGAAACCAGAGGTCTATGCCTATCGGAGGAGCAGACAGTGACCAGT ATACTCAAGAGGTCGAAAATGGCTGTTCGTGGACTAGTAGGACTCAGAACACAGCCTCAGAAGCTCACTAGAAAATGTGAAGTTACAGCTATCCTTGTCTTATACGGGCTTCCTAG ATTACTTACTGGTGTTATTCTTGCTCACGAACTGATGCATGCCTGGTTACGTCTAAAAG GATTCCGTAATCTTAGCCCTGAGGTGGAGGAAGGAATATGCCAAGTGCTTTCTCAGATGTGGCTTGAATCGGAAGTGATGCCTCGATCCAGAAATATGCCATCCACATCCACTGCTTCCTATTCCAAGAAAGGTGGGAAGTCTGAAGTGGAGAATAAGTTGGGTGAGTTTTTCATGCATCAGATCACTCATGATGCTTCTCCAGCATATGGTGCAGGATTCAGAGCTGCTAATGCAGCAGCAAATAAGTATGGATTGCGACATACGTTGGATCACATTCGGTTGACAGGGAGTTTTCCTTTGTGA
- the LOC132606134 gene encoding protein DA1-related 2-like isoform X1: MPCSTANQPAFPYERKKSSKFIRWLSNLFKGNRGGLGEDNMALTPLEDDSWGSKEKEEVDQSIARSLAKDSKRPNGQRPVTDNDARNSLNSSTEPPYWDYNARGCRKCSGCQGDIGSGNYLGCMGTFFHPECFLCHACGFPITEYEFSLSGNNSYHKSCFKELTHPKCEVCHQFIPTNGAGLIEYRCHPFWSQKYCPSHENDDTKRCCSCERLESRNTRYVSLGDGRSLCLECMESAIVDTGDCQQLYHAIRDFYEGMNMAIDQQIPMLLVERQALNEAIEGEKHGFHHMPETRGLCLSEEQTVTSILKRSKMAVRGLVGLRTQPQKLTRKCEVTAILVLYGLPRLLTGVILAHELMHAWLRLKGFRNLSPEVEEGICQVLSQMWLESEVMPRSRNMPSTSTASYSKKGGKSEVENKLGEFFMHQITHDASPAYGAGFRAANAAANKYGLRHTLDHIRLTGSFPL; this comes from the exons ATGccttgttcaactgccaatcAGCCTGCTTTCCCATATG AGAGGAAAAAATCTTCAAAGTTTATCAGATGGCTCAGTAACCTTTTCAAGGGCAATAGGGGTGGACTAGGAGAGGACAACATGGCACTCACACCACTG GAGGATGACTCTTGGGGTAGTAAAGAGAAAGAGGAAGTAGATCAATCAATTGCACGCTCTCTAGCCAAAGATTCAAAGAGACCAAATG GACAGAGACCGGTAACTGACAACGATGCACGAAATAGCCTAAACTCATCCACAGAACCTCCATATTGGGACTACAATGCCAGAGGTTGTAG GAAATGTAGTGGCTGCCAGGGGGATATTGGTTCTGGCAATTATTTGGGATGCATGGGAACTTTCTTTCATCCAGAGTGCTTTCTTTGTCATGCATGTGGTTTTCCAATTACGGAGTACGAG TTTTCTTTGTCAGGGAATAATTCTTATCATAAGTCATGCTTCAAGGAACTGACTCATCCCAAATGCGAAGTGTGCCACCAATTT ATCCCAACAAATGGAGCTGGACTGATAGAGTATAGATGCCACCCGTTTTGGTCTCAGAAATATTGTCCTTCCCACGAGAATGATGACACTAAAAGGTGTTGTAGCTGTGAACGTCTCGAG TCACGTAATACAAGATATGTATCACTTGGAGATGGTCGGAGCTTATGTCTAGAGTGCATGGAATCGGCCATCGTGGACACTGGGGACTGCCAACAACTTTACCACGCCATTAGAGATTTTTATGAAGGCATGAATATGGCAATAGATCAGCAAATTCCTATGTTGCTTGTTGAAAGACAAGCCCTTAATGAAGCCATCGAAGGGGAGAAGCAT GGTTTCCATCATATGCCTGAAACCAGAGGTCTATGCCTATCGGAGGAGCAGACAGTGACCAGT ATACTCAAGAGGTCGAAAATGGCTGTTCGTGGACTAGTAGGACTCAGAACACAGCCTCAGAAGCTCACTAGAAAATGTGAAGTTACAGCTATCCTTGTCTTATACGGGCTTCCTAG ATTACTTACTGGTGTTATTCTTGCTCACGAACTGATGCATGCCTGGTTACGTCTAAAAG GATTCCGTAATCTTAGCCCTGAGGTGGAGGAAGGAATATGCCAAGTGCTTTCTCAGATGTGGCTTGAATCGGAAGTGATGCCTCGATCCAGAAATATGCCATCCACATCCACTGCTTCCTATTCCAAGAAAGGTGGGAAGTCTGAAGTGGAGAATAAGTTGGGTGAGTTTTTCATGCATCAGATCACTCATGATGCTTCTCCAGCATATGGTGCAGGATTCAGAGCTGCTAATGCAGCAGCAAATAAGTATGGATTGCGACATACGTTGGATCACATTCGGTTGACAGGGAGTTTTCCTTTGTGA